Genomic DNA from Halomonas sp. BDJS001:
ATGGTTCGAGGGCATTGTGGTGGCCAACCGCGATGGAAGGATTATTGCCGACTGGCCCGCTATCGTTGGCAGGGTAGGGCTTGAAACCGCCGAGCTTGAGTATTTTCGTATGCTGCGTGGTATTCGCCATCCCTATGTTAGCGAACCTTTCATAGGCCGGGCGAGCGGCATGCCGATGGTGTTGGTGGGGGTGCCTCGTTTCACCGAACAGGGCGATTTTGATGGCTTTGTGGGGGGGATTCTTAGCCTGGACTCAGGGGGGATATTTAGCCGTTTAGCCAAAGTACGCCTGGGCGAAAAAGGCTATGCAGGCATTGCGACGTCCTCTGGGAAAGTTTTATATCATCCAAACAGTTCATTGATTAATGCTTCTGTGCCCAGTAAGGAGTTTAACCCCTGGTTGGACTTGGCGCTGGATGGCTGGGAGGGGGATGCCGTAGGGCAACTTGTGCAAGGGGAGATGGCGCTTCAATCCTATACGCAGGTCTGGTCTGCCGGTTGGGTCGTTGGTCTTTACTTGCCCATCTCTGAAGCGCAACTTCCGTTAGCCGATTTTATCAGGCAGCTATGGTGGACATGGGTGGTGCTGGTGCTACTCATTTTCCCGCTGCTTTGGTGGATGCTGGGGCGCGTGCTTTCACCCTTGAAGCATTTGGAAAAGCAGATTGGTGAGGTGGGATTAGGGCACCGTGAGAGCATCAGTTTGGCGACCAACATGCAAGAGTTACAGCAGGTGGCGAGCACCTTTAATCGCGTGGAAGATGAGCGGCAGTTGCTGCTAGGCAACCTTCAAGAGCGCGAGGCGTTTCTTGACTCAGTGCTCAATGCGGCGCCTCAGGGCATGTTTGTCGCCAATATGAAGGGCAATATTACCTATATGAACCCCGCGCTACTGGAGATGCTGGGGATATCCACTGACGTACCCATGCAAACATGGCTTAAGCAGGTTCATACTGACGATGTCGACGGTGCGAAGGATATGTGGCTGCACAGCCTGCAAACCGGCAGCGATTTTGTCCGCCAGTTGCGTTTCTTACGCAGTGATAATGAGCTGCTGTGGCTGGATATTCATGCCCGTGTGGTAATGCTCTCCCAGGATGGGCATACCCTCGGTTTAGTGGGGGTCGTCAAAGATATTACCGAGCGTCGTCAACAGGAAGCCATTCAGCGCTGGGAGGCGGAGCATGATCCCTTAACCGGCCTGTTGAATCGCCGAGGCTTTGAGCGCCGCCTGGAAGAAGCATTTGCCGACTTCCAAAAAACCAGCACGCCTTCAGCCCTTTTGCTGTTTGATCTGGATCACTTCAAGCCCATTAATGACGAAGGTGGCCACGCCCTAGGCGACGAAATGTTGCGCCGTATCGCCCAGGTGGTTGCCTGGGACGTGCGTCGTAGTGACCACGTGGCGCGCCAGGGGGGCGACGAGTTTGGCGTGCTGTTGCCCAGCTGTACGCTGTCTCAGGCAAAGAAAATCGCAGAGTCACTGCGCCAATCAGTCAGTGAAATCTCCGTCAGCCATGCAGGCAAAGAGTACAGGGTCACCTTAAGTATTGGTGTGACTACCTTTGATGATATTGATACCAGCGTGGAGGATGTTTTGGCGCGTGCCGATGCCGGCAGTTACAAAGCCAAAGAGCACGGGCGTGATGGGGTGGTGGTTAATATGCCCAACGATGATGTCATGGAGCTCTTTGATCAGCTTAAATAGTCTCTGGTAAGCGAGCGTTCTGTTCCAAACATTAGGCACCACTTGCCAGTCGACAAACATTGCCCGGCAGTACAGTATAAGCAGGTGCTAAATTTGAGGCTGACCGAGATACCGTTGTGAACCTACTTGAACTGTTTGCCCGCACGCTGGATGTCACCCTGCCTGTCTTCGCGATGGTATTTGTTGGACTGGGGCTTAAGCGCTTGAAATGGATCGATAGCGCTTTTGTCTCGACCGCCTCAGCGCTGGTATTTAAAGCAACGCTCCCCACCTTGATTTTCCTCAGTTTGATAAAAGCCGATTTAAGCGTTGCTCTAGACGTTTCGCTAATGGTGTTGTTTGCGGCTGCAACGCTCGGCCAGTTTTTGCTCAGTTGGGCATGGGCGCACTACCGAGTGGCCCGCCAGGATCGCGGTATTTACGTTCAGGGCGCGTTTCGCGGTAACTGTGGGGTGGTGGGCTTAGCACTGGCGGCGGGAATGTACGGTAACTATGGCCTTTCAGCGGGTAGTCTTTTGCTGGGCGTGGTAATTGTGATGTACAACGCGCTTTCGGTTGTCGTGCTGGCATTTTACCAACCCGGCCAATCCACCGATTGGCGCAGCCTGCTCAAACATGTGGCCACCAACCCGCTGATTATCTCGGTGTTTGCGGCACTACCTTTTACGGCGCTTTCGATCCCTTTGCCCTCCTGGGTGATCACCTCCGGCGACTATTTTGCCTCGTTAACACTGCCATTGGCGCTGATTTGTATTGGCGCGACGCTCTCCGTTTCGAGCATGCGCGA
This window encodes:
- a CDS encoding AEC family transporter; the encoded protein is MNLLELFARTLDVTLPVFAMVFVGLGLKRLKWIDSAFVSTASALVFKATLPTLIFLSLIKADLSVALDVSLMVLFAAATLGQFLLSWAWAHYRVARQDRGIYVQGAFRGNCGVVGLALAAGMYGNYGLSAGSLLLGVVIVMYNALSVVVLAFYQPGQSTDWRSLLKHVATNPLIISVFAALPFTALSIPLPSWVITSGDYFASLTLPLALICIGATLSVSSMRDSSQVALGASLMKMVTLPVLSTLAAWMVGFSGEQLGLLFLFFASPTAAASFVMVKAIGGNVSLAANIIAITTLMASITVTLGIFALRLLGWI
- a CDS encoding diguanylate cyclase, yielding MRFAHLLKNLFSFSSLKGRLLLGLSFTLLLLIALVLGMAWQLGKTMVQEANMSHLRYEATLLADEVTQQIDMRIEALERLSEMIGPTDDASWISHQLRQNDSLMAWFEGIVVANRDGRIIADWPAIVGRVGLETAELEYFRMLRGIRHPYVSEPFIGRASGMPMVLVGVPRFTEQGDFDGFVGGILSLDSGGIFSRLAKVRLGEKGYAGIATSSGKVLYHPNSSLINASVPSKEFNPWLDLALDGWEGDAVGQLVQGEMALQSYTQVWSAGWVVGLYLPISEAQLPLADFIRQLWWTWVVLVLLIFPLLWWMLGRVLSPLKHLEKQIGEVGLGHRESISLATNMQELQQVASTFNRVEDERQLLLGNLQEREAFLDSVLNAAPQGMFVANMKGNITYMNPALLEMLGISTDVPMQTWLKQVHTDDVDGAKDMWLHSLQTGSDFVRQLRFLRSDNELLWLDIHARVVMLSQDGHTLGLVGVVKDITERRQQEAIQRWEAEHDPLTGLLNRRGFERRLEEAFADFQKTSTPSALLLFDLDHFKPINDEGGHALGDEMLRRIAQVVAWDVRRSDHVARQGGDEFGVLLPSCTLSQAKKIAESLRQSVSEISVSHAGKEYRVTLSIGVTTFDDIDTSVEDVLARADAGSYKAKEHGRDGVVVNMPNDDVMELFDQLK